In one window of Sinorhizobium chiapasense DNA:
- a CDS encoding TetR/AcrR family transcriptional regulator translates to MEKPQADARGRNANGERAERSAQRDPERTRASILAAATQEFAENGMGGARVDAIAERAGINKRMLYHYFGDKEQLYLAVLEEAYIGIRTAEKSINLSDLEPEQGIAELAMFTWRYFLEHPEFLSLLGTENLHRARWLRQSTRLKELHSQLMGKLSDLLDRGRAKGLFREDVDPLHLYLTMASLGYFYLSNQYTLSTIFGRDLAERDNLEGWERHIVHVTLASIRR, encoded by the coding sequence ATGGAAAAGCCGCAAGCGGACGCGAGAGGAAGGAATGCAAACGGCGAGCGCGCTGAGCGCTCCGCGCAGCGCGATCCCGAGCGGACGCGCGCATCTATCCTCGCGGCCGCCACTCAGGAGTTTGCGGAAAACGGCATGGGTGGGGCGCGAGTCGATGCCATTGCCGAGCGTGCCGGCATCAACAAGCGCATGCTCTATCATTACTTCGGCGACAAGGAGCAACTCTACCTCGCCGTCCTGGAAGAAGCCTATATCGGCATAAGAACAGCGGAAAAATCCATCAATCTCAGCGACTTGGAGCCGGAGCAGGGCATCGCCGAGCTGGCGATGTTCACATGGAGGTACTTCCTTGAGCACCCCGAGTTCCTGAGTCTGCTCGGCACGGAGAACCTTCATCGCGCCCGGTGGCTCCGGCAATCGACCCGTCTCAAGGAGTTGCATTCGCAACTCATGGGCAAGCTTTCCGACCTGCTCGACCGGGGCCGGGCAAAGGGCCTCTTCCGGGAGGATGTCGACCCGTTGCACCTCTATCTGACGATGGCCTCGCTCGGTTATTTCTACCTCTCGAACCAGTACACGCTCTCGACGATCTTCGGCCGCGATCTCGCGGAACGAGACAATCTCGAGGGCTGGGAGCGTCACATCGTCCATGTGACTTTGGCCTCGATCAGGCGCTGA
- a CDS encoding Gfo/Idh/MocA family protein — protein MPRLGIILHGVTGRMGYNQHLVRSILAIRDQGGIVLKSGERLEIDPIIVGRNRDKMEQLAKRHNIARWSTDLDAALADPNNQIFFDAGTTLMRADLIGRALDAGKHVYCEKPVSDDLRTAVKLARKARASGLKHGVVQDKLFLPGLRKLALLRDSGFFGKILSVRGEFGYWVFEGDWGVPAQRPSWNYRKGDGGGIILDMLCHWRYVMDNLFGEVRAVSCLGATHIPSRVDEQGRTYNCDTDDAAYATFELEGGIIAQINSSWTVRVRRDDLVTFQVDGTHGSAVAGLTKCWTQHRVNTPKPVWNPDQPQTIDFYKTWDEVPDTQGFDNGFKAQWEMFLRHVAEDGPWPYGLEAGAKGVQLAELGLKSWAERRWLDVPELEF, from the coding sequence ATGCCACGTTTGGGGATCATATTGCACGGCGTGACCGGGCGGATGGGCTACAACCAGCACCTGGTGCGCTCGATACTGGCCATTCGCGATCAGGGCGGGATCGTGCTCAAGTCCGGCGAGCGGCTGGAGATCGACCCGATCATCGTCGGTCGCAACCGCGATAAGATGGAGCAATTGGCGAAGCGTCACAATATTGCACGCTGGTCGACCGACCTCGATGCGGCGCTTGCCGATCCGAACAACCAGATCTTTTTCGACGCCGGCACGACGCTGATGCGCGCCGACCTCATCGGCAGGGCGCTGGACGCCGGCAAGCACGTCTACTGCGAAAAACCCGTCTCCGACGACTTGAGAACGGCTGTGAAGCTGGCGCGAAAGGCGCGGGCCTCCGGGCTCAAGCACGGCGTCGTCCAGGACAAGCTGTTCCTGCCCGGGCTTCGCAAGCTGGCTCTCCTCAGGGACTCCGGTTTCTTCGGAAAGATCCTCTCGGTGCGTGGCGAGTTCGGTTACTGGGTCTTTGAAGGCGACTGGGGCGTGCCCGCCCAGCGCCCCTCCTGGAATTACCGCAAGGGCGACGGCGGCGGAATCATTCTCGATATGCTCTGCCACTGGCGCTACGTGATGGACAACCTTTTCGGCGAGGTCCGCGCCGTCTCCTGCCTCGGCGCCACTCATATTCCGAGCCGCGTCGACGAGCAGGGCCGAACCTATAATTGCGATACGGACGATGCGGCCTATGCCACTTTCGAGCTCGAAGGCGGCATCATCGCGCAGATCAATTCCTCCTGGACGGTGCGGGTGCGCCGCGACGATCTCGTGACCTTCCAGGTCGATGGGACGCATGGCTCTGCCGTCGCCGGCCTGACGAAATGCTGGACCCAGCACCGCGTCAACACGCCGAAGCCGGTCTGGAACCCGGATCAGCCGCAGACGATCGATTTCTACAAGACCTGGGACGAGGTGCCGGACACTCAAGGGTTCGACAACGGCTTCAAGGCGCAATGGGAAATGTTCCTGCGGCATGTCGCCGAGGATGGTCCCTGGCCCTACGGGCTTGAAGCCGGCGCCAAGGGCGTGCAACTCGCCGAGCTGGGGCTGAAGTCCTGGGCCGAGCGCCGCTGGCTCGATGTGCCGGAACTGGAGTTCTGA